The DNA sequence attattttcattggtgttagaaatttatttgggtcattattttctatattttgcttgtggattattaaaggaattgtttgataattatatattactttttaaagggttgcttgcatgttcaatttaatacattcaataacttatttaccatgcatgctatgtatttgtgaaaatgtccgtatggcattgtgcactatttttagatttcttttattctactactctaaatgcttgcttttcacaaaaccctttttatattatattaattaaatataattattattcaaaCATGTTAGTTtaaaagacttggtaatctaacttggacatgaaatgcttgatctatgctactcatgcctttgccagcatgccaataaacatcttgcatttaattgtcattacatgcacttgctatattttcattgatgaacttttcacatgtagtcatgaccatgtgttaacgtcattcttctttattgtgcattgattactacctttcccgctctcttccttgctctaacccttagctttaaaagttactttctttttcccttttcaggatggccaccaagaagggtaaagagaaagctactcccaaaccaccggcaaggaaatgaacaaaaagagccccagctgaggaaccacaacccccatctacttgcacatcttagcatgcaccgaagaCGATGccatctttaagtgtggggaggtcgataccgacttccaagggttagttaccttcttttcaataccaatactctattttctttgtttgttcaatgttgcattgcataatagattgcatgtgtagttgattgtttgcatttaagtactacttggttgaaaaataataagtttctttttaagaccctatttttgaaaaatttcactaatttaaattaaaaaaattaaaattttctatgtgttaaatttgtttgaagatcgtaaattggaacatggtttttaagctaaagaacacacaacctatgagattttgagcttatttatatggttacattatttaaccataaatttttattcttgtgtgttttcttctatataattgcaatctttgctttattccattttatatgtccattatttagtgtatttacatgcttgcatatgattgagggcATTACTTATTTTTACTCACTTattccaaataagcctacccttttatgtcacccttgttagccactttgagctttttaacccCCCTCTATTCCATAACCACATTattagccttaagtagaaaaacaaaataaaaatctcaagttgaattcttggttagtttaagatagatattgtgtataatttaagtatggaaaattttatgggaacatgagataatagaaaaaaaagggaattaaattgaataagttatttgaaaatttgggaagtatgctcatgtgaaatcaaaataattaaattaccatgtgcattgaaaaaaaaaattaagtaattaaataaggggatacaaaaaaaaaagaaaaaaaagaaaaataatattactccaaatgcaaaataaaaagaatcaatgcacatgggacaaaattcaaaaataagtttgatacatgagcatgtaatacaaaaatggaaaaaatttgggtagctaggtaaagcattttaaattatataaagtatgtatatgttaggtgagatcttagactaatcaaggattcacttgttagctcacttagccttatatatatatatatatatatatatatatatatatatatatatatatatatatatccttacctttacctcaaccccattacaaccctgaaaagacctcatgatgtttgcattggtatactaaatatttattgattggttagatgaagaacaaggttgagaaagtatgactagggaagagtagagtgattgaccctagacacttgagagttagagtgatatacactaccagtaagggttcaatgcttgattctatattccctgctttcatgagctatcttcttacaagtttacttatttttactgtatggtttgaattagtgaaatttgatttatgtttgtcttggagaacttatttatttttaaccaagtaggtagaagcattttacaattagttgcattcatatagataggattgcatttcatacattttaccattcctcttcactcctttataggttctcttgagcttagtatgaggacatgctaatgtttaagtgtggggactttgataaaccactattttatggtttatcttgtgctcaattgagtagattttatcaatctttcatacacttattcatatgatttgcatgaattTATGTTTTCcctcctgattttgtgctatgattgaaaacatgcttctttggccttataattgctaatattaatcctctcttattaccattcgatgccgtgatatgtgtgttaagtgtattacagggcaggaatggcttagaggatggaaaggaagcatgcaaaagtggaaggaataccagaaactgaaggaactgctaaagctgtccagcctgacctcttggtactaaatcaaccataacttgagctataaaggttcaaatgacgcggttttagttgcgttgtaaagctaacattcggggcttcacaacgatatataatttgccatagctgcctcgaagtcagaagacgcgaacgcgtggatcacgcggacgcgtgacctggcagaaacgcaatccatgcaaacgcgtggacgacgcttccgcgtcactttcccgcaacctgtacgtaccagaatacgctgggggcgatttctgggctgtttttgacccagttttcggcccagaaaacacagattacaggctataaagtgggggaatgcatccattcataaaaatgtcttccattattcacttttcataatttagatgtagtttttagagagaggttctcttctctcttttaggatttaggattaggattcctcttaaaggatttaggatttcttattatttcaacttacaatttcttttgagttccaggttcaatgttccttttatttattttctcaatttagtttatgaactttttatgtttagattgattttctatttaatataatttgaggtatttcagaattatgattactttcctttatttatataaataatttagatttttctcttttggatttggttgattaattggtaactcttgagttgtcaaactcattgtgattgataattgttatctttgctgattgatttaaattcctataactctagtctttccttaggagttgactaggactttaggtgttaaattgatttatccacttgacttaccttcatagttagatgtTGACTTAGTGgggagcaaaatataattctcatcactattgataaggataactaggataggacttctagttttcataccttgccaagagttttattagttattaatttattaattcctgcaatttatttctcttattcaaaccttttcaaaacccaaaattctacctttttcatagctaataataagtcatacctccctgcaattccttgagaagacgacccaaggtttaaatactcggttatcaattttattggatttgcttaagtgacaaacaaaacttttgtaaggaAGAAATTCTTGtcagtctagaagctatacttacaacgcgaatttattgtgaaaattctagatcgcgcgagagtttcgctaTTTCAGACATCTTCAACAAGTTACAATAAAAGCATAAAGATGGAAATAATTTTCTGATTCAATCTTTTCTTTGATCTTTACTTTTGTGCTCCAGCCTctgaattttcttcttctttttcttttgttacttaTATTAGATaataatcttttttcttttgatttgaaCCTTAATCTgagcttccttttctttcttacttttgaaACTAATCACTTGggttgagaagagagaagatagAAGGAGAATTCGATTGTATGTCTTTGGATCAGTGGAGagaatttctttctttcttgttttgaGATCAGCAACAGTACTCTTGGGCCACCAAAGAATAAAATGTATGTTTTTAGTTTTGGACCTTTTACATTTTTAGGCTTTATTTTGAGCAATATATTTTTCTGCACAATACCCAAACAAATTATACACGCAATTAGATTTTGACCAAAGATTATAATGTTTGgtcattattaaattattattttgttttttcaaattcaataatatataaatatattatttaattcaattttaatatacattttaatatatattttatatattttatattagtaattaattttagtaattaattttgatatatatctaatataattaaaaaatattacatacaTAATCCGAGTCACAAGATCAAAACCAAGTGaggaattaaaagaataaaaacaagagaAGTACAATATAAGACCCAAagttttagaaattaaataataagttatttatgatttattatatttataaaagatgatatttttagagatttttatattagttggacaattttttattttgagttaaAGTTTTAGTAaccgaaaaataataaaaattttatatgctttaatttgaatatttaaattttgaaccttattttataaataaaaaaaatttatttggttatctctaattcttgaattagagtatttatttaaaaataacttGTAAGTTGATGAAtaactaatattttatatataattattttttaattaatttggttttcaatTATTACATTattcctatttttattaaaaatacactagccttatttttttaaaacaaaaccctaaccccgcccactttttaaaaaatttcctaATAAAAGGGGTGGCATTGTGCTAAAAAGGAAGGAATAAGGCAAGCAGTATGTTAATTTCTCAACTTTACCTTAAAAGAGTCGAATTTGGAGTATCCTACTTTCATGCAATTAATAGGATTCAACAAGCAATCGATATTTTACGATCAagaatgtagtattctttgtagTAGCGGTCTTTATATATTGTATTAACAATGAAAAGATGGTTGAAAGAAAAGATCTCTATTTGATAGGGCTTCTTCTGTAACCCGATAAAGTACATTACATAGTTCGTTTTATGGATTGACCGCCGAATCGTCGCAGGGAAGGGAGAGTGATGCGTCCAAGAGAGAGAACCGCGTAAGGAGAGAGAACTGGTGCTGCTGAAGACGCAAGCATGAGTTGCGTCCCGTCGCCGAAGTTGTTGTTGATGGAAGCCGTCTCCGTCGCCAAAGTCCGTTTCGCTGTCGTCCTTGCCGGCTcgcacgagagagagagagatgcgaTGGAGCTTCTCTGTTTCTGCTGTTGTGGCCACTGCCCTTCCAACTGTTGCCGTGGTTGTTGTCATGCCTCTGGTCGCCAAGAGCTGCGCTGATACCGCCGGAGCCAGCTGCTAGTGCTGCGGCTGCTTTGTTCTTGGTTCCTTTTTGTACAATAAGTTTTAGTTATGTTGATTTCTTTGTTTTGGGTGTTGGATTTGCAATTAGTTTGGTTATGTATATTTGTAAGTTATTTGAGAATGTTTAGTTGGTTGTTGTGAAGTGGCCGCTTGATGGTTATATTGGTTTCTTCATTGTGCTGGAGTCACTGAGAATTCAGATTTACTTGATTGAGTTGTGTCGATTGTTAAATTGGATTATGATGGAATGATTATATATTGAGTATTTAAACTGGTTTTGATCATTGCTGATGAATTGTTGAGATGGAGGGAACTCTTGAAGGGTGGTAAAATTTGAGCTTTAGAGgaaatgctgccaaaattttataagtATTTGAGTAAAACTGAATAATAAGAATAGGTGGTGCTAATTTCATAAAAGTTAGGAGCTTTGTCttgaaattttatttgattttgatttactaAAGAAAAGAGTATATTTTGGGACGTTTTAGCGAATTTTAAAGTATTATTGAAGAATaagtaattatgttttaattaagaTTTATAATTGGAAACTAAAAATGATTTGAATCTTTTGGAAAAGAATTTTCTTTTAAACTTAAGAATGAATTTAAATCGGTTTTGGGAACTTGATTAGCTAAAAAATGAGTATATTTGATTGATTAAAATTAAAgagtattatttaagaattttaatgGATTTAAAAGTAATGAGATTGATTATTCAAGGTCAAACAAAAATGGAttctatgattttgttaatttgagAAATTGAGTTATGACTTAACTCATTTAATTTTGAGATAACGGTTAAAGACTTTGGGAATACTTTAAATTGAAATTGAGGATTATGGAAGATCAGCTTATTAGCTTATAAAGTGATTATGATTAATAGTAAATGTGATTATAGAGAATTATAAATTTGATTTCGATTATGATTATGAATTGAGTTCGATTATGATTATGAGTATGATTgattgtgattattattattgaaatgtTACTGTAATTGGCAAGGACGATAGTTTCATCCCACTTGCATATTTGTGATTGTGATATGATCACTGATTTGGCAAAGACGTGAGTTTTGTCTCGTTTGTGTGTTTGTGATTGTGATATGATCACTGATTTGGCAAGGACGTAAATTTTGTCCCATTTGTGTATTGATGTGGCATTGCCTCTAGGAGAAGCTGGTAGGGTACTCTCCCTCGAAATTATTCTTCCTGGAGATGCAGATACAGTGTGAAAGTGGAGAAAGTGGTAGGACGCTCTccctcaaaatatttttttcacatcCTCTTTTAATTGTGTATATTGAAAGTGgaaaaggtggtagggcactctccctcgaaaTATTTTTCCCAGTTctctctctggttgcaaggttaGACAGCACACTCTGTTGAGTGAGACGACACTCTCTATTATTTTTGACACGGTTTGGGAAAGGTGGTAGGACACTCTTCCTCAGAATATTACTCCTTGAGTatacctccaggagaaggtggtaggacacTCTCCCTCAAATTATTCCTCCTAGAAATGTGCAACCGGGAGTTGTCAATAACCGAATTTTGTGTAAGATCTGACAGATAagtgacacgtgagctcatgaccAGTAAAACAATTTctacaagaaaaaataatatttataatttaattattattgtttatgtttataatttaattaaattttttaaaatttcacaaattaatttttagttacatTAAAAATctgattattttaatatattaattttttcaaagaatataaaataatatctacaattttaaaaattaatgaatacaaataatatttaaaaaattttaagttttgaaataaaataaaatcattctaaaaagaattatataaataatttttttcactcTCAAAGTGtttaatattttgaaataatttttttgttacaaaatatacttatattttgtgacaaacaaataatttgttataaataatattaaattttgtgacaaattaattttttgttacaaaatatttcgaATTTTTGCAACTATTTTAtcctttgttataaaatattataaaattttgtaacaaaccacccgttcgttacaaaaactaacataatttgtaacaaaaaataatgttattacaaaacattattattttgtaataattaccaattattattaaaaaaataatctttttgtaacaattttaaatttaaaacaaaatttttgttacaaatgttctattttcttgtattgcaggcatgcatcatatacatctatgtgacattattgtttgggtgtgcatattttatttgttttatctatgtgaatatttttgtttaactACTAATTGCCATACTTGCTATAATTGTTCTTGATTGTATTTGAACATCATTACTTGTGATTGTGACTGGTTAGTTTGGATTGCCGTGATTTGATTATATGTTGGGCTAGATGTTGTGATTTGATTATATGTTAGGTCGAAAGCTGTGATTTGACTATATGTTAGGGCGAAGGCTGTGATTTATTATATGTTGGGTTGAAGGCCGTGATTTAATTATGTTTGGGTCGGAGGCTATAATTGGGTAAGTTATATGCCTTGGTAATTTTGGTGAGAATGGTTCTTTGGTAGATAGTGAAATCTTTTGGATATTATGTTTGATTggcttttataaatttaaaatatgaatttgaattttgaataaataattgttgattttcgaaaatattcataaaatgaaCGATGATCACTATGCGATTGaaaacaactttttttttatatatcttcttatgacaattttaaaatttctctGATGAGACTGTGTGGTTAAGTTCTCGTTCCTTATGACAATTTTAAAATCCCTCTGGTAAGACTGCTTACAAGGATTATTACGTTTTTGGTTATGTGATATTGTTGTAttagtttagttattatttttttcgtcattattattataattttgtaaaaaaaaataaaaattgtgatTGTAATGATATGTAATGTttgtaaattatttatataaagaactcttattattatgtatatatataagaaatgCTGTGATTAATTTATATGAATGTgtatttgtaaaaaatatttttgattttttaaaaaaataattaaaaattcttattttattattaaatatataaatgttATCATAATATTCTTCTTATTAGAgtagtataataaaaaaatataacacacTAATAACAATAAGAATTTTTACATACAACACATTAAATCTTGAACCAACTTGAGCCGTACGTATATAATAAGAAGCCTTCTAATACTATTAAGCAAATTAAACATAGCCAAAGATGCATATGAAATTGAATTGACCATATTCATATCCACAGctaaaaaaggggaagaaaaaaagaaaagaaaaagactatATGGTTACCCTATTATGTGGGgcttacatacatacatacacatTACATGATTTGGGTTTTGTGAAGTGTTTTTGTAAAGTTGAAGGTTATACACTAATAAATCTAAAAGTAGTTGATAGTGGATTAGTGTAGGAATAAGATTATGGTTGAGTCAACGGGAAATATCTGACTTTGCAGCGTTATTAACTAAGTGTTGCTCCATCTCCCAACTTAGTTTTGGGGCCACACCACAGTGCTTGGGGACATATTCCTGTTCAAAgtatcaatcaatcaatcaaaattTCATAATAATCTCAATGCATAATTGGGCCTACCACGTTGCCCCACGTGTACACACACATACAATAGGAGATGTACATATCAATTGTCAATTGTCAAATTTCATGGACGGAAGTGGCAAATTATTTGTAAAATAAACTTTGCAAATTGAAGTAGAGTGTGTGTATTATTGTGTATATGTTTCCGTACCTCAAGCTTGCACATGAGGTCTTGGGCAGTTTGGGCAGAGACAATAATGTGACGGGCAGCTGGTGTTACAAAACCTTCGTCCACAGCTTTATCCATGAATGCCAGCAACGAGTTATAGTAGCCATCCACGTTCAACAACCCCACCTGCAACCAATTCCGTCCCCTCattattttctcttctttaatttaatttatcccTCACGATAAGAATAAATAAGTATTATCATAATCATTACTATTATTACTAGCTAGCTAGTTAGATATTCTTCTATCTTTTAAATCATAAACACCGTCAATCCATTGTCATGTCCTTTTCTTTGACTTCCTAATAATGTGtccatttatttattaatatcaaTCAATGCAACAATATTCTTTCTTTTCGGATAAAAAATTAATGATCAAATTGATGACTTGTTTCATTTTGTGGTAGCTAGTTGAATGAGACCAGAAAAAGGCCTTTTGTAAAGAAAAACGTTATTATGATTGAAAGCTAAGAGTGGAAGGAGTTTTAATTTGATTGAGAAAGAAAGCTAACCGGTTTGTCATGGATTCCTAGTTGAGCCCAGGTGATGATTTCCAAAAGCTCTTCGAGGGTTCCGTATCCACCTATACATACACATAATATGATGTGATTAGATTGTATAGGCTTAGAGACTTTATATTAATTAAACCGGCTATGGAAGGATACCTGGTAAAGCAATAAAAGCGTCAGCTTGTCTGGCCATTTCAGCCTTGCGTTGGTGCATTCCTGAAACTGCTCTTACTTCCCCCACTGTCTCTCCGGTTaactatatttattaattaattaattggtcaTTAGCCAGtaataaacaattaattaataactaagagTGTTATTGATTAGTTACCTCTCTTGGCATGAGCGTCTTTGGAATCACTCTGCACCATTACATTATTATCAGATATATACATGATACTACTAGCTTCTAGCTAGCTAGTGATAGAGAGGGAGAATGAATTACCCTAACACGTGGCGTCCCCCATCATAGACAACTTGGGAGATTAGACCCATCAAGCCAATGCTTCCTCCTCCGTATACCAAGTCAATGTTCCTTTCCACCTATATTGATGAAGTTGAGTtagaattggaaaaaaaaaaagtgtgatgTGTATATGTATACAGGTGATGCGACATCACAAGCGATTTTGGTAATTtttcatgtatatatatacttgCCAGTTGTTGGCCGAGCTGAATTGCGGCGAGTTGGTAGCTGGGATTCTTGCCGGGGCTGCTTCCGCAGTATACACAGATGCGCCTGAACCTTGATGACGTCATACCTCCTCCTTGCTCTTCTATTTCCATAGCtacctcttcactccttggggtTTTGAGGGGGAACACTTCCTTGCTTCTctttatatatacacacacactctctctctctcataattaattaaatcgtttcaaattatattattacaAATGATATATCGCAGATCCTCATCTCATCTCTTCTCTTCTCATCTCGTCTGACTGCACACACTTCCCCCacccttttctttttattttcaacctTTTAGGAATAttaattattcttctttctttgcATACCGATGATGTGGTCTCCATTATTTTCTAGATTTATCAAATTATACATCGAAGAAAAACGCGTAACATTATTGATTCATTTCATGATGTAGATGTATGGAGTTTTTTTCCTGATAGaatgaaaatatttaatataaagttGTAGTACACATGCAATAACGTCACATGTGACAATAATCATGATTAATATAATTACACGTATAACTtgtttcatatatttatttattttaattttgtgtgtGTGACATTATCAATGATGCCATTCATCCCCAACTCACTTGTCACTTGGTATCCCTAACATAACAGTTTCAGTTTCAGAAGTACCTCGCATATTATAATATCTTCGAACCAAAATCATCATAGTAAGCAGTGGTAGAGCTTAGTTCAGATAAGGGGTAGCCATGACtccccaaactttttataaaaaatttagtagtacttttttaaaagataaaaaatagttcaattgacttaaatactttactatgacttaaagtatctaataagTTCAATAGACAATACTCTCTCTATCTTtaggttcaaatataaaaaattagatatcttttatttatttaatttaatattatttatattttactatttatttaatttaattttttatatgataaaaaataatagaatattcaataaatattaatattattgtatttgtataaattgataaaaaaaaattcaataaatattataaattttaatatttgtccttctaattttttctttatatattttacaggatatatattcaaatttttatataaaataataataaaaaattaaagaattgatacattttttaagaggaatgctaatatttaagaaggagaacatataacttttacaatatcaacacatgtagatagttcttctattttaatgaatcacgaagaaagtgatatataaccttcaaaagttcaaaaagttataTCTGATGACTTTAACTTTAACTTTTTGGAATGAGATCTTGAAAAAGGGCTTTAAATTTGGCAGTATCACCCAAACcagagagatgagattagacgaacttattttaaatgaggtccatataaaaaagtattttgacaattattttctatttagccctcaaaattttgtttcaagttccgccTCACTAATATTCTAATGGTTTAATTTCAAACTTCATATCATCATGTCACTTCAGTTTCTTTACAGTATCTGCAATTAAATCAACTCACAGTGGCCCATAAATAATTGTCCTTCTAAACACACACACAATTATTTCTGTATATATATTGGGCAACTTGAAGAGGAAAAAGAGGTGATGGTATAGCATGATTATTGaccaataaaaaacaaacaagTAATCACTTAATTAATTTGATAAACTAAAATTCAAGAGAATAGGAATGCACTATGATTATAAAGTCAGAGTCTCACATATATAACATAACAGATACATACAGAAAGGAAAATAATACACCAAACAAACTAGAAAATATGCAACGTGTGTTTTAAGAGTTTCAGTAAACTACTAAAATAGTATCCGAAAGTTTTTATTACTAGCAAAACGAATCACAAAAGATGttaatgacaaataaat is a window from the Arachis hypogaea cultivar Tifrunner chromosome 17, arahy.Tifrunner.gnm2.J5K5, whole genome shotgun sequence genome containing:
- the LOC112766794 gene encoding cytokinin riboside 5'-monophosphate phosphoribohydrolase LOG3, which gives rise to MEIEEQGGGMTSSRFRRICVYCGSSPGKNPSYQLAAIQLGQQLVERNIDLVYGGGSIGLMGLISQVVYDGGRHVLGVIPKTLMPRELTGETVGEVRAVSGMHQRKAEMARQADAFIALPGGYGTLEELLEIITWAQLGIHDKPVGLLNVDGYYNSLLAFMDKAVDEGFVTPAARHIIVSAQTAQDLMCKLEEYVPKHCGVAPKLSWEMEQHLVNNAAKSDISR